One Microbacterium sp. zg-B96 genomic region harbors:
- the dnaG gene encoding DNA primase: MAGRIRQADVDEVKARTNIADIIGERVALKSAGVGSMKGLCPFHDERSPSFNVRAQAGFYHCFGCGESGDVYTFLRQMDHVSFTEAVERLAGRIGFTLHYEDGGAAAPETSGRSRLYAANAAAAEWFRAQLSIPEAEAARSFLGGRGFDAASAAHFGVGYAPKGWSSLRDALKAKGFTDDEMVAAGLLSQGQRGVYDRFRGRLIWPIRDVTGQVIGFGARKLYDDDQGPKYLNTPETIIYKKSQVLYGLDLAKRDISRQHRVVVVEGYTDVMACHLAGVTTAIATCGTAFGSDHITVLRRVMGDSDVSGEVVFTFDPDAAGQKAALRAFSEEKRFAAQTYVAVAPGGLDPCDLRVQRGDGAVRSLMDAKTPMFEFVIEQRLAGYDLASVEGRVGALRAAAPIVADIRDPSLRPGYTRVLARKLGLELGEVSAAVERAARSGGPRHPSSAPAAPAPAASADTGETPVPRVTLATLPRTADVALERDAIMGVLQYGHAVDADMLDPALALPFHHPALEAIRRAVVEHPDRTRIGWSGAVVESVREPYRTLAAELLTADFPARTEAGAIASTADLARRLRLRVVEREKTELLGHIQRVAADSDGGRSVRLRLRELDMERARLTAE, encoded by the coding sequence ATGGCAGGGCGCATCCGGCAGGCGGACGTCGACGAGGTGAAGGCGCGCACCAACATCGCCGACATCATCGGCGAACGGGTGGCCCTCAAATCCGCCGGTGTCGGGTCGATGAAGGGGCTGTGCCCCTTCCACGACGAGCGCAGCCCCAGCTTCAACGTGCGCGCGCAGGCTGGTTTCTACCACTGCTTCGGCTGCGGCGAATCAGGCGACGTCTACACGTTCCTGCGTCAGATGGACCACGTCTCGTTCACCGAGGCCGTCGAGCGTCTCGCCGGCCGCATCGGCTTCACGCTGCACTACGAGGACGGTGGCGCCGCCGCCCCCGAGACCTCGGGGCGCAGCAGGCTGTACGCCGCCAATGCCGCCGCCGCCGAATGGTTCCGCGCGCAGCTGTCGATCCCCGAGGCCGAGGCCGCCCGCAGTTTTCTCGGGGGACGCGGCTTCGACGCGGCATCCGCTGCGCACTTCGGCGTCGGCTATGCACCGAAGGGCTGGTCGAGCCTGCGCGACGCCCTCAAGGCGAAGGGGTTCACCGACGACGAGATGGTCGCCGCGGGTCTGCTCTCGCAGGGTCAGCGCGGTGTCTACGACCGCTTCCGCGGGCGCCTGATCTGGCCGATCCGCGACGTCACCGGTCAGGTGATCGGGTTCGGCGCGCGCAAGCTCTACGACGACGACCAGGGCCCGAAGTACCTCAACACCCCCGAGACGATCATCTACAAGAAGTCGCAGGTGCTCTACGGGCTCGATCTCGCCAAACGCGACATCTCCCGCCAGCACCGCGTCGTCGTCGTCGAGGGCTACACCGATGTCATGGCCTGCCACCTCGCCGGGGTGACGACGGCGATCGCCACCTGCGGCACGGCCTTCGGCTCCGATCACATCACTGTGCTGCGGCGAGTGATGGGCGACAGCGATGTGTCGGGTGAGGTGGTGTTCACCTTCGACCCGGATGCCGCCGGGCAGAAGGCGGCCCTGCGCGCCTTCTCGGAGGAGAAGCGCTTCGCGGCACAGACCTATGTAGCTGTGGCGCCCGGGGGCCTGGACCCCTGCGACCTGCGCGTCCAGCGCGGCGACGGCGCGGTGCGGTCCCTGATGGACGCGAAGACGCCGATGTTCGAGTTCGTCATCGAGCAGCGCCTCGCCGGTTACGACCTGGCCAGTGTGGAGGGTCGCGTGGGGGCACTGCGCGCCGCGGCGCCCATCGTCGCCGACATCCGCGACCCGTCGCTGCGTCCCGGCTACACCCGGGTGCTCGCCCGCAAGCTCGGACTGGAGCTGGGTGAGGTCTCCGCCGCGGTGGAGCGCGCTGCGCGCAGCGGCGGGCCGCGCCATCCGTCGTCGGCCCCTGCGGCTCCCGCACCGGCGGCTTCCGCCGACACCGGTGAGACGCCGGTCCCGCGCGTCACGCTCGCGACCCTGCCGCGCACGGCGGACGTGGCGCTGGAACGCGACGCGATCATGGGGGTGCTGCAGTACGGGCACGCGGTGGATGCCGACATGCTCGACCCCGCGCTGGCGCTGCCGTTTCATCACCCCGCGCTGGAAGCCATCCGCCGGGCGGTCGTGGAACACCCCGACCGCACGCGCATCGGCTGGTCCGGCGCGGTCGTGGAGTCGGTGCGCGAGCCCTATCGGACTCTTGCCGCCGAACTGCTGACCGCCGACTTCCCGGCGCGCACCGAAGCAGGTGCGATCGCCTCGACCGCGGATCTCGCGCGGCGGCTGCGCCTGCGGGTGGTCGAGCGGGAGAAGACCGAACTGCTCGGGCACATCCAGCGTGTCGCCGCCGATTCTGACGGTGGCCGCTCGGTGCGCCTGCGCCTGCGCGAACTCGACATGGAGCGCGCGCGACTTACCGCCGAGTAG
- a CDS encoding deoxyguanosinetriphosphate triphosphohydrolase translates to MAEQASGVGVAAGRPGGYDDFDAERFHPEQHRSLRDSFARDRARVLHSAALRRLASKTQVLSPASPFDFARNRLTHSLEVAQVGRELAIALQLSPDVVDTACLSHDIGHPPFGHNGERALNEWAEDIGGFEGNAQTLRILSRLEPKVVDDSGESFGLNLTRASLDATCKYPWTAANPVPDPGGRLKFGVYPEDEAVFRWMREGAPGRVRCIEAEVMDLSDDIAYSVHDFEDAIVNGYLDPARLSDPHEHEAILTAIQTWVGYDFARDELADALFRLMRMPEWITSFDGSRAALGRLKNLTSDLIGRFARAATSATRESYETPVLTRYRGHVVVPRVIEAEMAVLKGTIGAFVVSIEGRKGLYKEQRRLLKSLASVLWERPEHLDVLHAGDFARADSDAARRRVVVDQVASLTDRFAISWYSRLVGAVDLTSLGIWAPDGRAVTADAFAVPEPIEGL, encoded by the coding sequence GTGGCTGAGCAGGCAAGCGGCGTCGGGGTCGCTGCAGGTCGCCCCGGCGGCTACGACGACTTCGACGCGGAACGATTCCATCCCGAGCAGCACCGGTCCCTGCGCGACAGCTTCGCCCGCGACCGCGCGCGCGTGTTGCACTCTGCAGCGCTGCGACGCCTGGCATCCAAGACCCAGGTGCTGAGCCCGGCGAGCCCGTTCGACTTCGCGCGCAACCGCCTCACGCACTCGCTCGAGGTCGCCCAGGTCGGGCGTGAACTGGCGATCGCGCTGCAGCTGTCGCCTGATGTCGTGGACACCGCGTGCCTCAGCCATGACATCGGGCACCCGCCGTTCGGCCATAACGGCGAACGTGCGCTCAACGAGTGGGCCGAAGACATCGGCGGATTCGAAGGCAACGCGCAGACGCTGCGGATCCTGTCACGCCTGGAGCCGAAGGTCGTCGACGACTCGGGGGAGAGCTTCGGCCTCAACCTCACCCGCGCGAGCCTGGATGCCACGTGCAAATACCCGTGGACGGCAGCCAACCCGGTGCCCGACCCCGGCGGCCGGCTCAAGTTCGGCGTGTACCCCGAGGACGAAGCGGTGTTCCGCTGGATGCGCGAGGGCGCCCCGGGCCGGGTGCGCTGCATCGAAGCCGAGGTCATGGACCTCTCCGACGACATCGCCTACTCCGTCCACGACTTCGAGGACGCGATCGTCAACGGCTACCTCGACCCGGCGCGCCTGTCCGACCCTCACGAGCACGAGGCGATCCTCACCGCGATCCAGACCTGGGTGGGGTACGACTTCGCCCGTGACGAGTTGGCCGATGCCCTCTTCCGACTCATGCGGATGCCGGAATGGATCACGTCCTTCGACGGCTCGCGGGCGGCGCTCGGACGGCTGAAGAACCTCACCTCCGACCTCATCGGGCGATTCGCGCGCGCCGCCACCTCCGCCACCCGCGAGAGCTACGAGACCCCGGTGCTCACCCGGTATCGCGGCCACGTCGTCGTGCCCCGCGTGATCGAGGCCGAGATGGCCGTACTCAAGGGCACGATCGGGGCGTTCGTCGTGTCGATCGAGGGGCGCAAGGGGCTCTACAAGGAGCAGCGGCGGCTGCTCAAGAGCCTCGCGAGCGTGCTGTGGGAGCGACCCGAGCACCTGGACGTGCTGCACGCCGGGGACTTCGCCCGCGCCGACTCGGATGCCGCTCGTCGCCGCGTGGTGGTCGACCAGGTCGCCAGCCTCACCGACCGCTTCGCGATCTCGTGGTACTCCCGCCTGGTCGGGGCGGTGGATCTGACGAGCCTGGGTATCTGGGCACCGGACGGCCGTGCGGTGACCGCGGACGCCTTCGCGGTACCGGAACCCATCGAGGGCCTCTGA
- the dusB gene encoding tRNA dihydrouridine synthase DusB produces MSSTLATAPSLRIGPIALDAPVVLAPMAGITNTAFRRLCREYGAGLYVSEMITTRALVERNATTMRLIRHHESETPRSIQLYGVDPATVEAAVRILVEEDHADHIDLNFGCPVPKVTRKGGGAALPWKLGLFRDIVTRAARAAGDIPLTVKMRKGIDGDHLTYLDAGRIAEDAGVAAVALHARTAAEFYSGEADWSAIARLKETVTSIPVLGNGDIWSADDAVRMMAETGCDGVVVGRGCLGRPWLFGDLAAAFTPGSDRRPTVDATLGFVAAAFRRHAELLVEFYEDEGRGCRDIRKHVAWYFKGYPVGGETRARLATASSLAEIDDILATLELDAPYPGTAAEGQRGRAGTPKRPALPDGWLASRDLGAEASTTLAEAELDHSGG; encoded by the coding sequence ATGTCCTCCACCCTTGCCACCGCGCCCTCGCTGCGCATCGGGCCGATCGCGCTCGATGCGCCCGTCGTGCTCGCACCCATGGCTGGTATCACCAACACCGCATTCCGGCGACTGTGCCGCGAATACGGTGCCGGCCTCTACGTCAGCGAGATGATCACCACTCGCGCGCTCGTGGAACGAAACGCCACCACGATGCGCCTCATCCGCCACCACGAGTCCGAGACGCCCCGCTCGATCCAGCTGTACGGCGTGGACCCGGCAACCGTCGAGGCGGCGGTGCGGATCCTCGTCGAAGAGGATCACGCCGACCACATCGACCTGAACTTCGGCTGTCCCGTCCCCAAGGTCACCCGCAAGGGCGGGGGAGCGGCGCTGCCCTGGAAGCTCGGACTGTTCCGCGACATCGTCACCCGTGCCGCCCGCGCCGCCGGTGACATCCCGCTGACGGTGAAGATGCGCAAGGGCATCGACGGCGACCACCTCACTTACCTCGACGCCGGCCGCATCGCCGAAGACGCCGGGGTCGCCGCCGTGGCACTGCACGCCCGCACCGCCGCGGAGTTCTACTCCGGCGAGGCGGACTGGTCAGCCATCGCCCGGCTGAAGGAGACCGTCACGAGCATTCCGGTGCTCGGCAACGGCGACATCTGGTCGGCTGACGACGCCGTGCGGATGATGGCCGAGACCGGCTGCGACGGCGTCGTGGTCGGCCGCGGCTGCCTCGGCCGCCCGTGGCTGTTCGGCGATCTCGCCGCCGCTTTCACCCCGGGCAGCGACCGCCGGCCCACTGTCGATGCCACGCTCGGCTTCGTCGCGGCGGCGTTCCGCCGGCACGCCGAGCTGCTCGTGGAGTTCTACGAAGACGAAGGCCGTGGATGCCGCGACATCCGCAAGCACGTCGCCTGGTACTTCAAGGGGTACCCCGTCGGCGGCGAGACCCGCGCGCGCCTGGCGACGGCATCGAGTCTGGCCGAGATCGACGACATCCTCGCCACCCTCGAACTCGACGCCCCTTACCCGGGCACGGCGGCAGAGGGCCAGCGCGGCCGCGCCGGCACCCCCAAGCGTCCTGCGCTGCCCGACGGCTGGCTCGCGTCCCGCGACCTGGGCGCCGAGGCATCCACGACCCTCGCAGAAGCGGAGCTCGATCACAGTGGTGGCTGA
- a CDS encoding glutathione peroxidase produces the protein MADEQTVDIRQIPFRTPEGEEKTLAELGDGPVLVVNVASKCGLTPQYEQLEQLQRTYGERGLTVVGFPSNQFMGQEPGSMDEILEYCSTTWGVTFPVEEKVHVNGRNAAPLYKALKKARNPEGAKGPVMWNFEKFLVTPSGQVHRFRPQTKPDAPEVIEAIEAALPR, from the coding sequence ATGGCCGACGAACAGACTGTGGACATCCGTCAGATCCCGTTCCGCACCCCCGAGGGTGAGGAGAAGACACTCGCCGAACTCGGCGACGGGCCCGTCCTGGTGGTGAACGTGGCATCCAAATGCGGCCTGACTCCTCAGTACGAGCAGCTCGAGCAGCTCCAGCGCACCTATGGGGAGCGCGGGCTGACTGTCGTCGGCTTTCCCAGCAACCAGTTCATGGGCCAGGAGCCTGGCTCGATGGACGAGATCCTGGAGTACTGCTCGACCACGTGGGGCGTCACCTTCCCCGTCGAGGAGAAGGTTCACGTGAACGGGCGCAACGCCGCCCCGCTGTACAAGGCGCTGAAGAAGGCGCGCAACCCGGAAGGGGCCAAGGGCCCGGTCATGTGGAACTTCGAGAAGTTCCTGGTGACCCCGTCCGGGCAGGTGCACCGCTTCCGGCCGCAGACCAAGCCCGATGCCCCCGAGGTGATCGAGGCCATCGAGGCCGCGCTGCCGCGCTGA
- a CDS encoding DsbA family oxidoreductase, with protein sequence MTDAIKIDVWSDIACPWCYIGKRNLENGLAAASADDDAPVVEVTYHSFELSPDTPVDFDGDELQFLADHKGMPREQVQQMLDRVVGVAAEAGLQYRFDLLKHTNTVKAHELLHFAKAQGRQLEMAERLMAAYFTEGRHLGRIDDLVALAAEVGLDADATREALESQRHLPDVRADQAQAQAYGISGVPFFVIDGKYGVSGAQPPEAFAQITRQVWGERREAVPAAS encoded by the coding sequence ATGACGGATGCGATCAAGATCGACGTGTGGAGCGACATCGCTTGCCCCTGGTGCTACATCGGCAAGCGGAACCTCGAGAACGGGCTGGCCGCGGCATCCGCCGACGACGACGCCCCCGTCGTCGAGGTGACGTACCACTCGTTCGAGCTGTCGCCCGATACCCCGGTGGACTTCGACGGCGACGAGCTGCAGTTCCTCGCCGATCACAAGGGGATGCCGCGCGAACAGGTGCAGCAGATGCTCGACCGCGTCGTGGGCGTGGCCGCCGAGGCAGGGCTGCAGTACCGCTTCGACCTGCTCAAGCACACCAACACCGTCAAGGCGCACGAGCTGCTGCATTTCGCCAAGGCGCAGGGTCGGCAGCTCGAGATGGCCGAGCGCCTGATGGCGGCGTACTTCACCGAGGGCCGTCACCTCGGTCGCATCGACGACCTCGTCGCCCTGGCCGCCGAGGTGGGGCTGGATGCCGACGCCACGCGCGAAGCCCTGGAATCCCAGCGGCATCTGCCCGACGTGCGCGCCGATCAGGCGCAGGCTCAGGCCTACGGCATCAGCGGCGTGCCGTTCTTCGTCATCGACGGCAAGTACGGCGTCAGCGGCGCGCAGCCGCCGGAGGCGTTCGCGCAGATCACCCGCCAGGTGTGGGGCGAGCGGCGCGAAGCCGTCCCCGCCGCTTCCTGA
- a CDS encoding isoprenyl transferase yields MTPKPYTHRDAVPYRPLDWTGLQPPAFPKGRVPKHIAIVMDGNGRWANRRGLTRIEGHKAGEEVLLDVVAGAVQAGVKNLSVYAFSTENWARSPDEVRFLMGYNRDVLHRRRDQLNEWGVRIRWAGRKPRLWGSVIKELQYAEQLTAGNDVLTLTMCVNYGGRVEIVDAMRAIAEDVAAGRVKPSAVSEKLIRRHLYVPDMPDVDLFLRSSGEQRTSNFLLWQAAYAEMVFLDTLWPDFSRAELWRAIEIYLDRDRRFGGAVDAPTA; encoded by the coding sequence GTGACCCCCAAGCCCTACACGCATCGTGATGCCGTGCCCTACCGGCCGCTGGACTGGACCGGCCTGCAGCCGCCGGCGTTCCCGAAAGGCCGGGTGCCCAAGCACATCGCGATCGTCATGGACGGCAACGGGCGGTGGGCCAACCGCCGCGGCCTCACGCGCATCGAGGGCCACAAAGCAGGCGAAGAGGTGCTGCTGGACGTCGTGGCAGGTGCCGTGCAGGCAGGAGTGAAGAACCTCTCGGTGTACGCGTTCTCCACCGAGAACTGGGCGCGCTCACCCGATGAGGTGCGCTTTCTCATGGGCTACAACCGCGATGTGCTGCACCGCCGTCGCGATCAGCTCAATGAGTGGGGCGTGCGCATCCGTTGGGCGGGGCGCAAGCCGCGGCTGTGGGGCTCAGTCATCAAGGAACTGCAGTACGCCGAGCAGCTCACCGCCGGCAACGACGTGCTGACCCTCACGATGTGCGTCAACTACGGCGGCCGGGTGGAGATCGTCGACGCGATGCGCGCGATCGCCGAGGACGTCGCCGCCGGACGGGTGAAGCCGTCCGCCGTGAGCGAGAAGCTCATCCGCCGTCACCTGTACGTCCCCGACATGCCCGACGTCGATCTGTTCCTGCGCTCCAGCGGCGAGCAGCGCACCTCCAACTTCCTGCTGTGGCAGGCCGCGTACGCCGAGATGGTGTTCCTCGACACCCTCTGGCCCGACTTCTCCCGCGCCGAATTGTGGCGCGCGATCGAGATCTACCTCGACCGCGACCGGCGCTTCGGCGGCGCCGTGGACGCGCCGACTGCATGA
- the recO gene encoding DNA repair protein RecO, which yields MPTYRDEVVVLRTHKLGEADRIVTMLSRRHGKLRAVAKGVRRTSSRFGARLEPFMVADVQLYQGRSLDIVQQAESLGTYGADIAADYDRYTAASAMVETADRLNESETTPQQYLLLVGGLRALSLGEHASRAVLDSYLLRVMSLSGWAPGLHECARCAAAGPHEWFVAQLGGMVCSSCAPAGSARVHPETGDQLRALLAGEWDVVDAATPGASGAASGLVAAYAQWHMERGIRSLSHVSTAQTLRTGAPR from the coding sequence GTGCCCACCTATCGCGACGAAGTCGTGGTCCTGCGCACCCACAAGCTGGGTGAAGCCGACCGCATCGTCACGATGCTCAGCCGCCGCCACGGCAAACTGCGCGCCGTAGCCAAGGGCGTGCGTCGCACGTCGTCCCGGTTCGGAGCGCGGCTGGAGCCGTTCATGGTCGCCGATGTGCAGCTGTACCAGGGCAGATCCTTGGACATCGTGCAGCAGGCGGAGTCGCTCGGCACGTACGGCGCCGACATCGCCGCCGACTACGACCGCTACACCGCCGCCAGCGCCATGGTCGAAACCGCCGACCGCCTCAACGAGTCCGAGACCACGCCGCAGCAGTACCTGCTGCTGGTCGGTGGCCTGCGCGCCCTGTCGCTCGGGGAGCACGCGTCGCGTGCCGTGCTGGATTCGTACCTGCTGCGGGTCATGTCGCTGTCGGGGTGGGCGCCGGGCCTGCACGAGTGCGCGCGTTGCGCCGCCGCCGGCCCCCACGAGTGGTTCGTCGCCCAGCTGGGCGGCATGGTGTGCTCGTCCTGCGCCCCGGCCGGTTCCGCCCGGGTGCACCCCGAGACCGGCGACCAGCTGCGGGCGCTGCTGGCGGGGGAGTGGGATGTGGTGGATGCCGCCACTCCCGGCGCCTCGGGAGCGGCCTCGGGTCTGGTCGCCGCGTATGCGCAGTGGCACATGGAGCGCGGCATCCGTTCGCTCTCGCACGTCTCCACAGCCCAGACCCTGAGGACCGGAGCTCCACGGTGA
- a CDS encoding TRIC cation channel family protein gives MESSFVIPLWADLLAVGLGGVQGALFASGFTGRRLDFLGVAIIGIVMGMGGGLIRDLLLNATLATLESNWYLLTAVAASLVGMLLAGIFQRLNKLIIGLDAVAIGLFGAFGTSKALAVGLPFVPAVFVGVCSAVGGGILRDVIMGLPVAIMHVGSLYAVAALVGCAVLATLGAFGTPLAAAAITGVVVTTVIRLLAVIFDISLPEQRRLHRRKVAVETSAIPTIKPDAPRPGLRFRSRFRPRSR, from the coding sequence GTGGAGTCTTCGTTCGTCATCCCCCTGTGGGCCGACCTGCTCGCCGTCGGTCTGGGCGGCGTTCAGGGCGCCCTCTTCGCCTCCGGATTCACCGGGCGGCGGCTCGATTTTCTGGGCGTCGCGATCATCGGCATCGTCATGGGGATGGGCGGCGGTCTCATCCGCGACCTGCTGCTGAACGCAACACTGGCGACGCTGGAGAGTAACTGGTACCTGCTCACCGCGGTGGCAGCGTCGCTGGTCGGCATGCTCCTGGCAGGGATCTTCCAGCGATTGAACAAGCTCATCATCGGGTTGGATGCCGTGGCGATCGGCCTGTTCGGGGCGTTCGGCACCAGCAAGGCGCTGGCAGTGGGTCTGCCCTTCGTACCCGCCGTCTTCGTCGGGGTGTGCTCGGCCGTCGGCGGTGGCATCCTGCGCGACGTCATCATGGGACTGCCGGTGGCGATCATGCACGTCGGCTCACTGTATGCGGTGGCGGCGCTGGTCGGCTGTGCCGTGCTCGCGACGCTGGGCGCCTTCGGCACGCCGCTGGCGGCGGCGGCCATCACCGGCGTGGTCGTGACGACGGTGATCCGGCTGCTCGCGGTGATCTTCGACATCTCGCTGCCCGAGCAGCGCCGCCTGCACCGACGCAAGGTGGCCGTGGAGACCTCGGCGATCCCCACGATCAAGCCCGACGCCCCGCGCCCGGGTCTCCGGTTCCGCTCGCGCTTCCGCCCCCGCTCTCGCTGA
- the leuA gene encoding 2-isopropylmalate synthase produces the protein MDNTQKPSGMPIHKYRPYHQQLPVELPDRTWPDARITTAPRWCAVDLRDGNQALIDPMSPERKRIMFELLVGMGYKEIEVGFPSASQTDFDFVRQLIEEDLIPDDVAIQVLTQAREHLIERTYESIAGAKRAIVHLYNSTSVLQREVVFRTDKQGIIDIALEGARLCREFEKRIPATQVFYEYSPESYTGTELEFAVDICNQVIEIFEPTPDRKVIINLPATVEMATPNVYADSIEWMSRRLAHRENVILSLHPHNDRGTAIAAAELGYMAGADRIEGCLFGNGERTGNVDLVALGINLLTQGIDPQIDFSDIDQVKRTAEYCNQLPVPERSPWAGDLVFTAFSGSHQDAIKKGFEAMEARAAASGVSVDDIEWAVPYLPIDPKDLGRSYEAVIRVNSQSGKGGVAYLLRSDHALDLPRKLQIEFSGVVQAKTDAEGGEVTSEQIWAIFTDEYLPSTATDEKWGRFELLGTRTQSDLSGNVTLEVALRDGDGREDVAGVGNGPIAAFLAILADRGFDISLYDYVEHTLSAGGDAQAAAYVELQVDGERLWGVGIDGDISTASLKAVVSCVNRAIRTRTREAELTAV, from the coding sequence ATGGACAACACCCAGAAGCCGTCCGGCATGCCGATCCACAAGTACCGGCCGTACCACCAGCAGCTGCCCGTCGAGCTGCCCGACCGCACGTGGCCGGACGCCCGCATCACCACCGCACCTCGTTGGTGCGCCGTGGACCTACGGGACGGCAACCAGGCCCTCATCGATCCGATGAGCCCGGAACGCAAGCGCATCATGTTCGAGCTGCTCGTCGGCATGGGCTACAAGGAGATCGAGGTCGGTTTCCCCTCGGCGAGCCAGACCGACTTCGACTTCGTCCGGCAGCTGATCGAAGAGGATCTGATCCCCGACGACGTCGCCATCCAGGTGCTGACGCAGGCGCGCGAGCACCTCATCGAGCGCACCTACGAGTCGATCGCCGGCGCCAAGCGTGCGATCGTGCATCTGTACAACTCCACCAGCGTGCTGCAGCGCGAGGTCGTGTTCCGCACCGACAAGCAGGGGATCATCGACATCGCCCTGGAGGGCGCCCGGCTGTGCCGCGAGTTCGAGAAGCGCATCCCCGCGACCCAGGTGTTCTACGAGTACTCGCCGGAGAGCTACACCGGCACCGAGCTCGAGTTCGCCGTGGACATCTGCAACCAGGTGATCGAGATCTTCGAGCCCACCCCCGACCGCAAGGTCATCATCAACCTGCCGGCGACGGTGGAGATGGCCACCCCCAACGTCTACGCCGACTCGATCGAGTGGATGAGCCGGCGGCTGGCGCACCGGGAGAACGTGATCCTGTCGCTGCACCCGCACAACGACCGGGGCACCGCGATCGCGGCGGCGGAGCTGGGCTACATGGCCGGCGCCGACCGCATCGAAGGATGCCTGTTCGGCAACGGTGAGCGCACCGGCAATGTCGATCTGGTCGCGCTGGGGATCAACCTGCTCACGCAGGGCATCGACCCGCAGATCGACTTCAGCGACATCGACCAGGTCAAGCGCACGGCGGAGTACTGCAACCAACTGCCTGTGCCCGAGCGCAGCCCGTGGGCCGGCGACCTGGTCTTCACCGCGTTCAGCGGCTCGCACCAGGACGCGATCAAGAAGGGTTTCGAGGCGATGGAAGCCCGCGCCGCGGCATCCGGGGTCTCCGTCGACGACATCGAGTGGGCAGTTCCCTACCTGCCGATCGACCCGAAGGACCTGGGGCGCTCGTACGAGGCGGTTATCCGTGTCAACTCGCAGTCCGGTAAGGGCGGGGTGGCATACCTGCTGCGCTCCGACCACGCGCTGGATCTGCCCCGCAAGCTCCAGATCGAGTTCTCCGGCGTCGTGCAGGCCAAGACGGATGCCGAGGGTGGCGAGGTCACCAGCGAGCAGATCTGGGCGATCTTCACCGACGAGTACCTGCCCTCGACGGCCACCGACGAGAAGTGGGGCCGGTTCGAACTGCTCGGCACCCGCACGCAGAGCGACCTGTCGGGCAACGTGACCCTCGAGGTCGCGCTGCGCGACGGCGACGGCCGCGAGGATGTCGCCGGCGTCGGCAACGGCCCGATCGCGGCGTTCCTGGCGATCCTCGCCGACCGTGGCTTCGACATCTCGCTGTACGACTACGTCGAGCACACGCTCAGCGCCGGCGGCGATGCCCAGGCCGCCGCCTACGTCGAGCTGCAGGTCGACGGGGAGCGACTGTGGGGCGTCGGGATCGACGGCGACATCTCCACCGCGAGCCTCAAGGCCGTCGTGTCGTGCGTCAACCGCGCGATCCGCACCCGCACCCGCGAGGCGGAGCTCACCGCCGTCTGA
- the era gene encoding GTPase Era, producing MDENVKRSGFVTFVGRPNVGKSTLTNALVGEKVAITSDKPQTTRRAIRGMLNRPDGQLVIVDTPGIHKPRTLLGERLNDLVDHVLGDVDVIGFCVPATEKVGPGDRRIAASLDGYSRAKKVAIVTKTDAASRKQIAERLLEVDQLREDWAAVIPLSALTDDQLDVLSDELLSLMPIGPALYPDDIVTDESTEDRIAEIIREAALEGVRDELPHSIAVTVDDISEREGGGMTDIFASIVIERDSQKSIIIGHRGSRLSDVGARARAQIEPLIGTRVFLKLHVRVAKEWQRDPKQLGRLGF from the coding sequence ATCGACGAGAACGTCAAGCGCTCCGGCTTCGTCACCTTCGTGGGACGCCCCAACGTGGGCAAGTCCACGCTCACCAACGCCCTCGTCGGCGAGAAGGTGGCGATCACCAGCGACAAGCCACAGACGACGCGGCGCGCGATCCGCGGCATGCTGAACCGCCCGGACGGACAGTTGGTGATCGTGGACACCCCCGGCATCCACAAGCCGCGGACGCTCCTCGGTGAGCGCCTGAACGACCTCGTCGACCATGTGCTGGGCGACGTGGACGTCATCGGGTTCTGCGTGCCGGCGACCGAGAAGGTCGGCCCCGGCGATCGGCGCATCGCCGCCTCTCTGGACGGCTACAGCCGTGCCAAGAAGGTCGCGATCGTCACCAAGACCGATGCGGCCTCACGCAAGCAGATCGCCGAGCGCCTGCTGGAAGTGGATCAGCTCCGGGAGGACTGGGCTGCGGTGATCCCGCTGTCCGCTCTGACCGACGACCAGCTCGACGTGCTGAGCGACGAGCTGCTCTCGCTCATGCCGATCGGGCCCGCGCTGTACCCCGACGACATCGTCACCGACGAGTCGACCGAGGACCGCATCGCCGAGATCATCCGCGAAGCGGCGCTGGAAGGTGTCCGCGACGAGCTGCCGCACTCCATCGCCGTGACCGTCGATGACATCTCCGAGCGCGAGGGCGGCGGGATGACCGACATCTTCGCGAGCATCGTGATCGAGCGCGACAGCCAGAAGTCGATCATCATCGGTCACCGCGGCTCGCGGCTGAGCGATGTGGGCGCCCGGGCGCGCGCGCAGATCGAGCCGTTGATCGGCACGCGGGTGTTCCTGAAGCTGCACGTGCGTGTGGCCAAGGAGTGGCAGCGCGACCCCAAGCAGCTCGGCCGACTGGGGTTCTAA